In Actinomycetota bacterium, a genomic segment contains:
- a CDS encoding MarC family protein, whose product MSELAQAIAALLAITNPVGALPIFLSITEDSDRQTRRRYAGLASAVVFAILALSAIGGRWILEAFGISMPAFQAAGGVVIVLMGLEMLQGSPTRVQHSDRPISEEDSILVPFAMPMVAGPGAITTVITLTAKSGSLEGDLVVLVAVAIIALILFLVLALSASAGRFIRGRGGVLIIRFMGLILVAIGAQYLFDGVKAFFFAS is encoded by the coding sequence ATGAGCGAACTTGCCCAGGCAATTGCCGCGTTGCTCGCGATCACCAATCCGGTGGGTGCTCTGCCGATATTCCTGAGTATCACCGAGGATTCCGATCGTCAGACGCGCCGGCGATACGCGGGCCTCGCTTCCGCCGTGGTGTTCGCGATCCTGGCCCTTTCGGCGATCGGGGGCAGGTGGATACTCGAGGCGTTCGGGATCTCGATGCCGGCGTTCCAGGCGGCGGGCGGTGTCGTCATCGTGCTCATGGGCCTGGAGATGTTGCAGGGGAGTCCGACACGCGTGCAGCATTCGGATCGTCCCATCAGCGAGGAGGACTCGATCCTGGTGCCCTTTGCGATGCCGATGGTGGCCGGTCCCGGGGCGATCACCACGGTCATCACGTTGACGGCCAAATCGGGAAGCCTGGAAGGTGATCTCGTGGTGCTGGTCGCCGTCGCGATCATCGCGTTGATTCTGTTTCTGGTACTCGCTCTCTCGGCGTCGGCGGGACGATTCATTCGCGGCCGTGGCGGTGTCCTCATCATCCGATTCATGGGCCTGATCCTCGTGGCGATCGGGGCCCAGTATCTCTTCGACGGCGTGAAGGCGTTCTTCTTCGCCTCGTGA